The following are encoded in a window of Telmatobacter sp. DSM 110680 genomic DNA:
- a CDS encoding nuclear transport factor 2 family protein translates to MRVLVYLMLLCGASSLLAASDTQNADKKEITALIQELVQMDKQGSYSPQFVQDHISSDLRWAWPGGRGGRDEYIKTNPSDVAAEERVEDLKFRLFPDVAVVDGVFYKKNKGSSAVPFKGYLLEVWAKQDGHWKLVNSATGPFPDMRQAVRSK, encoded by the coding sequence ATGAGAGTGTTGGTCTATTTGATGTTGCTGTGTGGAGCATCATCTCTGCTGGCTGCGTCGGACACACAGAATGCGGACAAGAAGGAAATCACTGCACTTATTCAGGAATTGGTGCAAATGGACAAGCAGGGAAGCTATAGCCCTCAATTTGTGCAGGACCACATATCGAGCGATTTGAGATGGGCGTGGCCGGGGGGTCGCGGTGGACGAGACGAGTACATTAAAACCAATCCGTCTGATGTGGCCGCCGAAGAGAGGGTTGAGGACCTGAAATTTCGCCTATTTCCCGATGTCGCGGTAGTCGATGGCGTTTTTTACAAGAAGAACAAAGGCTCCTCTGCAGTTCCATTTAAGGGCTACCTATTGGAGGTTTGGGCGAAGCAGGACGGGCACTGGAAGCTGGTCAACAGTGCTACCGGTCCTTTTCCGGATATGAGGCAGGCGGTCAGGTCAAAGTGA
- a CDS encoding protein kinase, giving the protein MIDQDRWKEVNRIFHAALDVPVSERHQFVLTASNGNPEVRAEVELLLQADQDAGSYLSTPLILPNKSSTDPITVCPGDELCGRFRILREIAEGGMGKVFEAFDSELGISVALKVIRPEIAHDPRALARFRQEVRLARQVSHPNVCRMFDIQRDTLSSQTGPGEKRDVVFLTMEFLPGETLAARISRKGAIPNDLALPLARQISSAIDAAHALGIIHRDLKPGNIMLVPSGHFDSDEELRAVITDFGLARFASLPQGSDPSSSNQSFGWPVGTIAYMSPEQLQNSSVSGATDLYAFGLVLFEMVAGRRAFPAENFLEGISERIAGLSPSLMQNMENLPAIWYAAIESCLRTNPFERPSSAAEVVEILDGDRLPSVPSKRFKSGWTRKVVWLIVPLLALIPVWYFYRPLPHIRVSSYKQLTHDGRLKLVAGTDGKWLYVTSGPGPESLSRVSVEGGEPEALPAKIPMGDWDVSQDGSKILVAVDGPEKGPYMSLWSVPINGKSPTKLATGVNLTGAFTPAGDSVTYFTGEGNIYQVRTDGTGTRKLASLGPGVSDVRMSPDGKVIRVFKDGQIWEMFANGSGFHNLLPKWHEPGVLVCGRWSHDGSLYAFWQVVEGGSDQLWALDERRGLFRRSSLEAVQLTSGPIDWNRPVPGKDGTEVYAMGNSWRGELSRIDLQTGQLQPFLGGIPAEHVAFSPDGKFVTYTAYPIRVLWKANRDGTHAVQLTDDQINSVMNPQWSPDGKRILFMNAPLRTRAVAYTVSAEGGTPQRLLPGDEQEQADPNWSPDGKRIVLTGGDSANVTKQYLRILDGATNRLTTIAQSTGLWSPRWSPDGRYIAALSREQPALRVFDLESQKWSALATDGNIGYPTFSRDGKYLYYVSFMQQENVIYRIKVTGGRPERIAELNTWPLASLWGPSFSLDPSNTPLLTREIGTSDIYSLQIEFK; this is encoded by the coding sequence ATGATCGACCAGGACCGCTGGAAGGAAGTAAACAGAATCTTTCACGCAGCGCTGGACGTGCCCGTCAGCGAAAGACACCAGTTTGTTCTCACCGCTTCAAATGGTAATCCCGAGGTGCGTGCGGAGGTCGAACTCCTGCTTCAGGCAGATCAAGATGCGGGAAGCTATCTGTCAACCCCTCTAATATTGCCGAACAAGTCTTCGACTGATCCGATCACCGTTTGTCCCGGTGATGAGCTTTGTGGACGCTTTCGCATCCTGCGGGAAATCGCCGAAGGCGGAATGGGTAAAGTATTCGAAGCCTTCGATTCCGAACTGGGGATCAGCGTTGCGCTCAAGGTGATTCGGCCAGAGATTGCTCATGATCCGCGGGCCCTCGCTCGCTTTCGCCAGGAAGTTCGATTAGCTCGCCAGGTTTCCCATCCAAACGTCTGCCGCATGTTTGATATCCAGCGTGACACGCTGTCTTCGCAAACCGGCCCCGGCGAAAAACGGGATGTGGTGTTCCTGACGATGGAATTCCTACCCGGAGAAACATTGGCCGCGCGCATCTCGCGAAAAGGCGCCATCCCCAACGATCTGGCCCTGCCACTCGCTCGTCAGATTTCGAGCGCCATTGATGCCGCGCATGCTCTTGGAATCATTCACCGCGATCTGAAGCCGGGCAACATTATGCTTGTCCCGTCTGGACATTTTGATTCTGACGAGGAGTTGCGTGCTGTCATTACTGACTTTGGCTTGGCTCGATTTGCTTCTCTCCCACAGGGATCCGATCCATCCAGCAGCAATCAATCCTTCGGGTGGCCAGTGGGGACTATCGCCTACATGTCCCCAGAGCAATTGCAGAACAGTTCGGTAAGTGGGGCAACCGACCTGTACGCGTTCGGGTTGGTTCTGTTTGAAATGGTGGCGGGCAGACGCGCGTTTCCTGCTGAGAACTTCCTGGAAGGGATCTCAGAGCGGATTGCAGGATTGTCTCCTTCTCTAATGCAAAATATGGAGAATCTGCCTGCTATATGGTACGCAGCGATCGAATCCTGCCTGCGTACAAACCCCTTCGAACGGCCGTCTTCGGCGGCAGAGGTTGTCGAGATCCTTGACGGCGACCGTTTGCCATCCGTGCCCTCGAAGCGATTCAAGAGTGGTTGGACTAGGAAGGTTGTGTGGCTCATCGTTCCGCTTCTAGCCCTCATCCCGGTCTGGTATTTCTACCGCCCACTGCCGCACATTCGAGTATCGAGCTACAAGCAACTCACGCACGACGGACGGCTCAAATTGGTCGCGGGTACGGATGGAAAGTGGCTCTATGTGACGAGCGGTCCGGGGCCAGAGTCTCTTTCGCGTGTTTCCGTGGAAGGAGGAGAACCTGAGGCGCTTCCGGCCAAAATCCCGATGGGGGACTGGGACGTTTCTCAGGATGGCTCCAAGATCCTCGTCGCTGTCGATGGGCCGGAGAAAGGGCCATACATGTCCTTGTGGAGCGTTCCAATCAATGGCAAGTCGCCGACAAAGTTAGCGACCGGTGTCAATCTCACCGGCGCATTTACTCCCGCGGGAGATTCGGTCACCTATTTCACTGGCGAAGGAAACATTTACCAGGTCCGAACCGATGGAACCGGAACGCGCAAACTCGCATCGTTAGGGCCTGGTGTAAGCGACGTTCGCATGTCCCCAGATGGCAAGGTGATTCGAGTATTTAAGGACGGCCAAATTTGGGAGATGTTTGCAAACGGATCGGGGTTCCACAACTTGCTCCCGAAATGGCATGAGCCGGGCGTCCTTGTGTGCGGACGATGGAGCCATGATGGGAGTCTCTATGCTTTCTGGCAGGTCGTGGAAGGGGGAAGCGATCAATTGTGGGCACTCGATGAACGTCGTGGGCTCTTTCGACGTTCCTCGCTCGAGGCAGTTCAATTGACCAGCGGACCGATAGATTGGAATAGACCGGTACCGGGCAAGGATGGAACAGAAGTTTATGCCATGGGGAATAGCTGGCGCGGTGAACTTTCGCGCATCGACCTCCAAACTGGGCAGCTGCAGCCTTTTCTCGGAGGGATTCCCGCTGAACACGTGGCGTTTTCTCCGGATGGGAAATTCGTCACCTACACCGCCTATCCCATTCGTGTTCTATGGAAGGCCAATCGCGACGGAACTCACGCTGTTCAACTGACAGACGACCAGATTAACTCTGTAATGAATCCTCAGTGGTCTCCAGATGGGAAACGGATTCTCTTTATGAACGCTCCTCTTCGGACGCGAGCGGTAGCTTATACGGTGTCGGCTGAAGGTGGAACCCCTCAACGGTTGCTCCCGGGGGACGAGCAGGAACAGGCAGATCCAAACTGGTCCCCAGACGGAAAGAGAATTGTCCTAACCGGCGGCGATTCTGCGAACGTCACGAAGCAGTACCTCCGTATTCTGGACGGTGCCACAAACCGGTTAACGACGATTGCGCAATCAACAGGCTTATGGTCTCCCCGGTGGTCTCCGGATGGCCGTTATATCGCTGCTCTTTCCCGGGAACAGCCGGCATTGAGAGTATTCGACCTCGAGTCGCAGAAATGGTCGGCGCTGGCAACTGATGGAAATATCGGGTATCCCACGTTTTCCCGGGATGGCAAGTATCTGTATTACGTCTCCTTCATGCAACAGGAGAACGTCATTTATCGGATCAAGGTGACCGGAGGCAGACCAGAGCGTATAGCGGAGTTGAACACTTGGCCATTAGCTAGCTTGTGGGGCCCCTCCTTCAGTCTCGATCCGTCAAATACCCCACTCTTGACTCGAGAAATAGGGACCTCTGACATCTACTCCCTGCAAATAGAGTTCAAGTAG
- a CDS encoding plasmid partition protein ParG, whose product MKRMNLNVPVELHNSFKSVTAAKGQDMTTVLMEFITNYVAKHSPKGRRR is encoded by the coding sequence GTGAAAAGAATGAACTTGAATGTACCCGTCGAACTCCATAACAGCTTCAAGTCGGTCACAGCTGCCAAGGGCCAGGACATGACCACCGTGCTGATGGAGTTCATCACGAACTACGTCGCCAAGCACTCTCCCAAGGGGCGGCGTCGGTGA
- a CDS encoding recombinase family protein, which translates to MKRAALYMRVSTLDQRPESQLHDLRQMAAQRGYAIVNEYTDRISGTKAKRPGLDQMMADARRGRFDVVMTWASDRIARSVKHFLEVLDELNRIGVEYVSFRENIDTGGPLGRAIVVIIGAIAELERSLIVERVRAGMRRARLDGQRIGRTPLVLDTVAIKQDRERGQSLRQIAKEHRVSTATIQRVLHRHALTTQEQVA; encoded by the coding sequence GTGAAACGCGCCGCTCTTTATATGAGGGTGTCGACCCTCGATCAGCGTCCGGAGAGTCAGTTGCATGACCTTCGGCAGATGGCAGCACAGCGCGGCTATGCCATCGTTAACGAATACACAGACAGGATCAGCGGCACCAAGGCTAAGCGGCCCGGGCTTGATCAGATGATGGCCGATGCCCGCCGCGGCCGCTTCGATGTAGTGATGACCTGGGCGAGTGATCGCATCGCTCGTTCAGTGAAGCACTTCCTGGAAGTGCTCGATGAGTTGAACCGGATAGGGGTCGAATACGTCAGCTTCCGGGAAAATATCGATACCGGCGGCCCGCTGGGCCGCGCGATCGTCGTAATCATCGGAGCCATCGCTGAACTGGAACGCTCGCTAATCGTCGAGCGAGTGCGTGCCGGCATGCGGCGGGCACGGCTGGACGGCCAACGCATCGGCCGAACTCCTCTGGTCCTCGATACCGTTGCGATCAAGCAGGACCGCGAACGTGGACAAAGCCTGAGGCAGATCGCCAAAGAGCACCGTGTCTCGACAGCCACGATACAGCGCGTGCTTCATCGGCACGCTCTCACCACGCAGGAGCAGGTCGCATGA
- a CDS encoding formylglycine-generating enzyme family protein produces MYPLVHLESSGGRSLVTEPRRIRIAAGRFSMGSETGQTVESPIHRVWLDSYAMAATQVTVEEYARFLDATGNVRPPNWGDPNFSHPQQPVVAVSWFDAVAYCAWLSSMTGLHYRLPTEAEWERAARGGAEQMLFPWGNDPPVSRPGYHSHWKTGPEPVGQSQPNAYGLFDICENVHEWCSDWYEANYYAISPDQNPQGPKEGERRVSRGGAWRHQIKISRCSARSSIPPDFSYADYGFRVVCDGAY; encoded by the coding sequence ATGTATCCGTTGGTCCATCTTGAGTCTAGTGGGGGTCGCTCGCTGGTCACTGAGCCGCGACGAATTCGAATCGCAGCTGGCCGGTTCTCCATGGGATCCGAGACCGGTCAGACGGTGGAAAGCCCCATTCATCGCGTCTGGCTAGATTCCTATGCGATGGCGGCAACCCAAGTCACCGTCGAGGAGTATGCGCGGTTCTTGGACGCGACCGGGAACGTGCGGCCCCCGAACTGGGGCGATCCTAACTTTTCTCATCCTCAGCAGCCTGTGGTCGCTGTTTCGTGGTTTGACGCTGTGGCGTATTGCGCGTGGCTTTCTTCAATGACCGGTTTGCACTATCGGCTTCCTACAGAAGCCGAGTGGGAGCGAGCTGCGCGAGGTGGTGCCGAGCAGATGCTATTTCCCTGGGGCAATGATCCGCCGGTATCACGTCCCGGCTACCACAGTCATTGGAAGACTGGCCCTGAGCCCGTCGGGCAATCACAGCCGAACGCCTACGGCCTATTCGACATTTGCGAGAACGTGCATGAATGGTGCAGCGATTGGTACGAAGCCAACTACTATGCCATATCACCAGATCAAAATCCGCAAGGACCGAAAGAGGGCGAGAGGAGAGTTTCGCGCGGAGGTGCCTGGCGACACCAAATCAAGATTTCACGATGCTCTGCACGTTCTAGTATCCCGCCAGACTTCAGTTACGCCGATTATGGCTTTCGGGTCGTTTGCGACGGGGCTTATTAA
- a CDS encoding helix-turn-helix transcriptional regulator: MSDIRKSSSRSRRSTPFYRQAWGHLFGGLLRDAREERGCSLENAAQAAGMEVTQWEAVEAGQVPENWEQVHRMADGLGIDRSWLIPLVLFCHEAWG; the protein is encoded by the coding sequence ATGAGTGATATTCGTAAGTCGTCTTCCCGGTCCCGTCGTAGCACCCCCTTCTACCGCCAAGCCTGGGGCCATCTGTTCGGTGGCCTTCTTCGTGATGCCCGGGAGGAAAGAGGCTGCTCCCTCGAAAATGCGGCCCAGGCGGCCGGGATGGAAGTAACGCAGTGGGAGGCCGTAGAAGCCGGCCAGGTTCCCGAGAACTGGGAGCAGGTCCACCGCATGGCCGACGGTCTGGGGATCGATCGCAGTTGGCTAATCCCGCTCGTTCTGTTCTGCCACGAGGCCTGGGGCTAG
- a CDS encoding sigma-70 family RNA polymerase sigma factor: MGGDRGEVTDLLLELKRGNREAETQLIPLVYSELHRIASIQLRKEVPHHSLQPTALVNEAYIRLTANRQVDWQNRSHFFAVSATIMRRILVDHARNAGAQKRGDRWDAVSLNDAILPAPDRASEILALDEALTRLAKLDQRQSKVVELRFFAGMNDEETANALGVSSRTIKRDWRIARAWLFKELSC; this comes from the coding sequence GTGGGCGGCGACCGAGGTGAGGTCACAGATCTTCTGCTAGAGCTGAAGCGTGGGAACAGAGAGGCAGAAACCCAGCTGATTCCACTGGTGTATAGCGAGTTGCACCGCATCGCCAGCATCCAGCTCCGCAAAGAGGTTCCCCATCATTCACTGCAGCCGACTGCTCTGGTGAATGAGGCCTACATTCGGCTGACTGCGAATCGGCAGGTTGATTGGCAAAATCGATCGCATTTCTTTGCTGTTTCAGCAACCATTATGCGGCGCATACTCGTTGACCATGCACGAAATGCCGGCGCGCAAAAGCGTGGCGATAGATGGGATGCCGTGAGCCTGAATGATGCCATTTTGCCCGCACCCGATCGTGCATCCGAGATACTTGCGCTTGACGAGGCGCTAACACGATTGGCAAAACTGGATCAACGTCAATCCAAGGTCGTAGAGCTGCGATTCTTCGCGGGGATGAACGATGAAGAGACTGCAAACGCTCTAGGCGTTTCTTCCCGGACCATTAAAAGGGACTGGCGCATCGCCAGGGCTTGGCTGTTCAAAGAGCTGAGTTGCTGA
- a CDS encoding protein kinase, producing MPFSLGDKLGQYEILAPIGAGGMGEVFRARDPRLGRDVAIKVLPATMAHDPERLARFQREARTVAALSHPNIVTIFSVGQADGIHFLTMELVEGLPLDRLIGIDGLPANQIVEIAEALSDALAAAHDKGIVHRDLKPANVMVTHDGRVKVLDFGLAKDVGGASPDDETRTSLGNTQAGMVMGTPSYMSPEQISARPLDHRTDIFSLGVVLHEMSTGKKPFTGSSSAELISSILRDTPASISASRPDLPGDLSRIVRRCLEKDPRHRIQTARDVSNEFRDMARQSPQKAAPQISPQAAASSPARNPGTPSRNISAADSGAARADEGFWVAVLQFKAQGASPDVAALAEGLTEDIVTGLSRFSYLRVIARSSTSRYAQSGVDVRSVGRELGARYVMEGSLRQAGPKLRLSVQLVDAVTGAHLWAENYERTFSPELLFDLQDDLVPRIVSTVADTQGVLPRSMSDILRTRNPYDLSPYEAVLRSFAHFQRVNAEEHAASRAALERAVEAQPGYGDAWAMLSLICKEEFTHELNLRPDPLGRAMAAALRAVEAAPSNHLAFHALAMAQYFLGDRPAFRIAAQRSLELNPMDGFSLAFLGSFVAYDGDWENGCKLSAKARGLNPNHPGWYWFVPCFDAYRNGDYRLSLEFARKVNMPSLWRTCAVMAAAYGQLGEIESARIPLQTLLTRRPNFPADARKDLAIFWGPDIVESLIDGLRKAGLDIADTQSTATAKTGSGAVRSAGSKTPFIAVLPFANMSADKDQEYFSDGLAEEIINLLAKIPGLKIIARTSAFAFRSKEIDIRRIAEALGVTHVLEGSVRRTETRLRVTGQLIDAADGTHLWSDRYDREMSDIFALQDEIATAIARALRVKLSPEDIPSRYEPNLNAYEAYLKAKYQQGKATPESLELAKQYHERAIQLDPAFALARTEVGFYWVAMAMFGRYPSDKASLAARAEAERALQIDPSLPDAHALLGYLAAVFELDWTKAEKCFAFPGAKQVGNSITQPLYGWFQYLRGNVAEAIALVERAIEQDPFDVWSRMNFHAYLQAADREQEALGQLEKVLELDPNQALAIVSRAMILADQGKLQEAVETAWRAYSIGQWAPETTAVLAALLYRSEYYAESQSVAKTLGSGGMPGDARALALFHLLRDEVDEGADWVERAIHEGDLAMRTVYIRFVACKQLRASHRWPKIAKMINLPQATKTPLPKTSSQQPAPPTTYPA from the coding sequence ATGCCCTTTTCCTTAGGTGACAAACTCGGTCAGTATGAAATTCTCGCGCCCATTGGTGCCGGCGGAATGGGAGAGGTGTTTCGCGCACGGGATCCACGCCTGGGCCGAGATGTCGCTATCAAGGTGCTGCCAGCAACGATGGCGCACGATCCGGAACGCCTGGCCCGCTTTCAGCGCGAAGCGCGTACCGTGGCGGCTCTCAGTCATCCCAACATTGTCACCATCTTTTCCGTAGGGCAAGCCGACGGGATCCACTTTCTCACCATGGAACTCGTAGAAGGGCTGCCCCTGGATCGGTTGATCGGCATAGACGGACTGCCTGCCAATCAGATTGTGGAGATCGCCGAAGCGCTGTCCGACGCACTGGCTGCCGCGCACGACAAGGGCATCGTGCATCGCGACTTGAAGCCCGCCAACGTCATGGTCACACACGATGGTCGCGTCAAGGTGCTGGACTTCGGGCTGGCCAAGGATGTTGGTGGCGCCAGCCCCGATGACGAAACACGTACTTCGTTGGGCAATACACAGGCTGGCATGGTGATGGGAACACCCTCGTACATGTCTCCGGAACAGATTTCGGCGCGACCGCTCGATCACCGCACGGACATCTTCTCGCTGGGTGTAGTGCTACACGAGATGTCCACCGGCAAGAAGCCGTTTACGGGCAGCTCTTCTGCGGAGTTGATTTCGTCTATCTTACGGGACACGCCCGCGTCGATTAGCGCGAGCCGTCCGGACCTGCCCGGCGATCTGTCGCGAATCGTCCGGCGCTGCCTGGAGAAGGACCCGCGCCACCGTATCCAGACCGCCCGCGACGTCTCCAACGAGTTTCGCGACATGGCCCGCCAGTCGCCCCAGAAAGCTGCGCCCCAAATCTCGCCCCAAGCTGCGGCCTCAAGCCCGGCTCGAAACCCAGGCACACCCTCGCGCAACATCTCTGCAGCCGACTCGGGCGCAGCACGCGCAGACGAAGGCTTCTGGGTCGCCGTCCTGCAGTTCAAAGCGCAAGGCGCAAGCCCCGATGTCGCAGCACTCGCCGAGGGACTCACCGAAGACATCGTTACCGGGCTTTCCCGCTTCTCTTACCTGCGCGTCATTGCACGGAGCTCGACGTCGCGGTACGCACAAAGCGGAGTCGATGTTCGCTCTGTCGGCCGCGAACTCGGCGCGCGATACGTGATGGAGGGCAGCTTGCGCCAGGCAGGTCCGAAGCTGCGCCTATCCGTGCAGCTTGTGGATGCCGTCACGGGTGCTCATCTTTGGGCCGAGAATTACGAGCGCACCTTCAGCCCCGAATTACTCTTCGATCTCCAAGACGATCTCGTTCCTCGCATCGTTTCAACGGTCGCCGACACACAGGGCGTTTTACCCCGCAGCATGTCGGACATCCTCCGGACCAGGAATCCATATGATCTGAGTCCTTACGAGGCGGTGCTGCGCAGCTTCGCGCACTTCCAGCGAGTCAACGCTGAAGAGCACGCCGCGTCGCGCGCGGCCCTGGAGCGCGCGGTGGAAGCCCAGCCAGGCTACGGCGATGCCTGGGCCATGCTGTCGCTCATCTGCAAGGAAGAGTTCACGCATGAACTCAATCTCCGGCCCGATCCGCTCGGCCGAGCGATGGCAGCTGCATTGCGCGCGGTTGAGGCAGCCCCTTCCAATCACCTCGCATTTCACGCTCTTGCGATGGCGCAGTATTTCCTCGGGGATCGGCCTGCCTTCAGAATCGCAGCACAGCGTTCGCTGGAACTCAATCCCATGGACGGATTCTCCCTCGCGTTTTTGGGTTCTTTTGTCGCATATGACGGCGACTGGGAGAATGGCTGCAAGCTGTCGGCCAAGGCTCGCGGTCTCAATCCGAACCACCCGGGATGGTATTGGTTTGTTCCCTGCTTCGACGCCTACCGCAATGGCGATTACCGCCTTTCTCTTGAGTTCGCGCGCAAAGTGAACATGCCCAGCCTCTGGCGCACATGCGCAGTCATGGCGGCAGCCTACGGACAGCTTGGTGAGATCGAATCGGCGCGCATTCCGCTGCAGACTTTGTTGACTCGGCGCCCGAACTTCCCAGCCGACGCGCGTAAGGATCTCGCGATCTTCTGGGGACCGGACATTGTCGAGAGTTTGATCGACGGCCTTCGCAAAGCCGGCCTCGACATAGCCGACACGCAGTCCACTGCAACAGCCAAGACCGGCAGCGGAGCCGTCCGTAGCGCCGGTTCCAAAACTCCGTTCATCGCCGTGCTGCCATTTGCCAACATGAGCGCGGACAAAGATCAGGAATACTTTTCCGACGGCCTCGCAGAAGAGATCATCAATCTGCTCGCAAAGATTCCCGGCCTGAAAATCATTGCGCGCACGTCTGCCTTCGCATTCCGTAGCAAAGAAATCGACATTCGACGAATTGCGGAAGCGCTAGGCGTCACGCATGTACTCGAGGGAAGCGTGCGCCGTACAGAAACCCGCCTCCGCGTTACCGGGCAGTTGATTGATGCAGCCGACGGCACCCATCTCTGGTCAGACCGCTACGACCGCGAGATGAGCGACATATTCGCCCTGCAGGATGAGATCGCTACGGCAATCGCCCGAGCATTGCGGGTGAAGCTTTCGCCAGAGGACATTCCAAGCCGCTATGAGCCGAACCTCAATGCTTATGAGGCTTATCTGAAGGCCAAGTATCAGCAAGGCAAGGCTACGCCGGAGTCGCTGGAGCTAGCGAAGCAATACCATGAGCGGGCGATTCAGCTCGATCCTGCGTTTGCTCTCGCTCGAACTGAGGTGGGATTTTACTGGGTCGCAATGGCAATGTTCGGCAGATATCCGTCGGATAAGGCCTCGCTGGCAGCGCGTGCAGAGGCCGAGCGAGCGCTTCAGATTGATCCGTCCCTGCCTGACGCGCATGCTCTGTTGGGATACCTGGCCGCGGTCTTCGAGCTGGATTGGACCAAGGCTGAAAAGTGTTTCGCCTTTCCGGGAGCAAAGCAGGTCGGCAACTCGATCACCCAGCCCCTTTATGGATGGTTTCAGTATTTGCGCGGCAATGTCGCCGAGGCCATCGCGCTCGTCGAGCGTGCCATCGAACAAGACCCATTCGATGTATGGTCACGGATGAATTTCCATGCGTATCTGCAGGCTGCAGATCGTGAGCAGGAGGCCCTTGGGCAACTGGAGAAGGTGCTGGAACTGGACCCCAACCAGGCGTTGGCCATCGTATCCAGGGCCATGATCCTCGCAGATCAGGGCAAGCTTCAAGAAGCGGTGGAGACGGCGTGGCGCGCGTATTCTATCGGACAATGGGCGCCCGAAACAACCGCCGTTCTTGCTGCGCTCCTCTACCGTAGCGAGTACTATGCCGAGTCGCAATCGGTCGCCAAAACACTTGGTTCAGGCGGGATGCCCGGAGATGCGCGGGCCCTGGCGCTCTTTCACCTGCTCCGCGATGAAGTCGATGAAGGCGCCGACTGGGTCGAGCGGGCGATTCATGAAGGCGACCTCGCCATGAGGACGGTTTACATCCGCTTCGTGGCCTGCAAGCAGTTGCGCGCTAGCCATCGCTGGCCGAAGATTGCGAAGATGATCAACCTGCCCCAAGCCACAAAAACCCCGCTCCCAAAAACTTCATCACAACAACCTGCACCTCCAACTACTTACCCAGCGTAG
- a CDS encoding cold shock domain-containing protein: MAQYKGVVKWFNSAKGFGFIGREDGPDVFVHYSGIQSSGYRMLKEGDEVEFDIVKGQKGPQAEGVNCLKHADHGSA; encoded by the coding sequence ATGGCTCAGTACAAAGGAGTAGTGAAGTGGTTTAACAGCGCCAAAGGTTTTGGATTCATCGGGCGGGAAGACGGCCCAGATGTCTTCGTTCACTATTCAGGTATTCAGTCGTCCGGGTACAGAATGCTCAAAGAAGGTGACGAAGTAGAGTTTGACATTGTCAAGGGGCAAAAGGGTCCGCAGGCGGAAGGAGTGAACTGCCTTAAGCACGCTGACCACGGGTCGGCCTGA